A single genomic interval of Pyrus communis chromosome 7, drPyrComm1.1, whole genome shotgun sequence harbors:
- the LOC137740694 gene encoding uncharacterized protein: MTPARKYSSGYLKCQRKRKVEQLIQSQKGAIDMFFLKEKEPQSSVDDLITEQQDDNEKLVDDLVNDEIDDDLDESDNHEDAPIVIDQPSESISSNIYDPQIWDSLDPKWIDLLAEKSPARDLSIEKCPKDQFNRRFNAAFYTRYLSNGEKHDRDWLVYSRDVDKVFYFCCKLFKSGPLKCQLANEGYKDWTHLNVRLKEHENSFDHISNMTTWIDLCLRLQKNETIDKVVQDQIKKEKEHWRELLRRLISIVKYLAKHTLTFHGNNDMLHQRYAY, encoded by the coding sequence ATGACACCTGCTAGAAAATATTCATCTGGCTACTTGAAgtgtcaaagaaaaagaaaagttgaacAATTGATTCAGTCTCAAAAAGGAGCTATTGATATGTTCtttctgaaagaaaaagaaccacAAAGTTCAGTAGATGATTTAATTACGGAACAACAGGATGACAATGAGAAATTAGTTGATGATTTGGTCAATGATGAAATTGATGATGACCTTGATGAGAGTGATAATCATGAGGATGCTCCTATTGTCATTGATCAACCGAGTGAATCCATTTCCTCAAACATTTATGATCCTCAAATTTGGGATAGTCTTGATCCTAAATGGATTGATTTGTTGGCAGAAAAAAGTCCTGCAAGAGATCTATCAATTGAGAAATGTCCTAAAGATCAGTTTAATAGGCGTTTTAATGCAGCCTTTTACACTCGATATTTATCCAATGGAGAGAAACATGATAGAGATTGGTTAGTATATTCAAGGGATGTTGATAAAGTGTTCTACTTTTGTTGTAAATTGTTCAAGAGCGGGCCTCTCAAATGTCAATTAGCAAATGAGGGCTACAAAGATTGGACACATCTCAATGTGAGGCTTAAAGAGCATGAAAACAGTTTTGATCACATCTCGAACATGACCACTTGGATCGATTTGTGTCTTAGATTGCAGAAAAATGAAACAATTGACAAAGTTGTGCAAGACCagatcaagaaagaaaaagagcatTGGAGGGAGTTATTACGAAGGTTGATTTCCATTGTGAAATATTTAGCTAAACACACACTGACTTTTCATGGAAATAACGATATGCTTCATCAACGATATGCTTATTAA